In a single window of the Natator depressus isolate rNatDep1 chromosome 24, rNatDep2.hap1, whole genome shotgun sequence genome:
- the LOC141977028 gene encoding intelectin-like protein, with the protein MKQLALLLLLIQVTRGRPCDGSGGAAALKLAIRDLLETWEDTHVSQSPQSNQTYQSLPRSCKQIKATQIGARDGIYTLRTENGETYQTFCDMTTKGGGWTLVASVHENNVYGKCTTGDRWSSQQGSNINYPEGEGNWANYNTFGSAVGSTSDDYKNPGYYDLQSQDLSVWHVTNKTPLKEWKNRSILRYHTETGFLSSEGGNLLRLYQKYPVKYGAGVCKTNNGPAVPVIYDYGDAQQTASYYSPNGRTEFVPGYIQFRVFNSEKAAMALCAGVKVTGCNTEHHCVGGGGFFPEGNPVQCGDFASFDWNGYGTHQHWSVSKEMIESAVLLFYR; encoded by the exons ATGAAACAACTCGCTCTCCTGCTGCTCCTCATCCAAGTGACCAGGGGCCGCCCTTGCG ATGGGAGCGGGGGTGCTGCTGCGCTAAAGCTCGCCATCCGTGACCTGCTGGAAACGTGGGAGGACACGCATGTCAGCCAGAGCCCCCAGAGTAACCAGACCTACCAGAGCCTGCCCCGCAGCTGCAAGCAAATTAAAGCCACCCAGATTGGGGCTAGAG ACGGGATTTACACCCTGCGCACCGAGAATGGCGAGACCTACCAGACCTTTTGCGACATGACCACCAAGGGGGGCGGCTGGACCCTGGTGGCCAGCGTGCACGAGAACAATGTCTATGGCAAGTGCACCACGGGCGATCGCTGGTCCAGCCAGCAGGGGAGCAACATCAACTACCCAGAGGGAGAGGGCAACTGGGCCAATTACAACACCTTCGGCTCCGCGGTGGGCTCCACCAGTGATGACTATAAG AACCCTGGTTATTACGATCTGCAATCCCAGGACCTGTCCGTGTGGCATGTAACCAACAAGACGCCCCTGAAAGAATGGAAGAACAGGTCCATCCTGAGGTACCACACCGAGACTGGCTTCCTGTCCTCAGAGGGGGGGAACCTCCTCAGACTCTACCAG AAATACCCAGTGAAATACGGCGCTGGTGTCTGCAAGACCAACAATGGCCCCGCCGTGCCCGTCATCTACGACTATGGCGATGCCCAGCAAACTGCCAGCTATTACTCTCCAAATGGCCGAA CTGAATTCGTTCCCGGCTACATCCAGTTCCGCGTATTTAATTCTGAGAAGGCGGCCATGGCTCTGTGTGCTGGGGTGAAAGTCACCGGCTGTAACACCGAGCAT CACTGCGTGGGTGGAGGAGGGTTCTTCCCAGAAGGGAACCCGGTTCAGTGCGGTGATTTCGCTTCCTTTGATTGGAACGGCTACGGAACCCATCAGCACTGGAGCGTATCCAAGGAGATGATTGAATCCGCAGTGCTGCTGTTCTACCGCTGA